A window of Psychromonas sp. CNPT3 contains these coding sequences:
- a CDS encoding DEAD/DEAH box helicase, with translation MPKITAHDISTSFGRNIIERGTRYFKESRVLSCEFDEENSKLSGSVKGREETPYQTSATIKVSNKGGFIIQSHCACPVGWNCKHAVALLLAYQADTPNYNIENSYQTWFETLQGQLHKQKEPEVHSAYQGYFRLSFIKTAYDHGLQYIQVEYGSLRFLKGENVSVFVEKDLISIVDNESWMESYKWVKAEDINILQLLLAKEGRVPKLLKTTLHTENDQLALQKILATGRCFWKHLSLPLQSAGSKDLTLDWHDEDELKQLQVDLQGIENWLLVPTPQPLYIDIDSGDIGQIQSPFGREWILSFLQTPPLAKEQCQHFTQEVALLFPQKVLSNPIVYPSREISSPLKVVFSLNEKRIKGEAIFVARLCFYYAELQLDPIVLEAPERTQFMLKGEIININRDIEGEKLAAYEFEQLCLLDVYMYDPKQTKTTHLQGILAPELGGSQQFQWLSLLTAHKARLEILGWKFDLAADLALSSEKIDSIDIAISEQGNWFDLGVSIEVEGKRIELLPLLLEWLRNNENWQQNDFDILLVQGNSRPLRVKRSSIQPILSILQELGEVHSESIKLPQSHAALLAQLPDINNWIGGEHIQALANKLTTFKGIQEVQVPSSLCATLRDYQLQGLNWLLFLNEYGFSGVLADDMGLGKTVQTLAYLLYKKEHNMCTEPAIVICPTSLIGNWLNEAHKFTPTLKVLVLHGVDRHQHFDSILQYDLVITTYPLIGRDFKHLNEIVFSDLILDEAQTIKNPLAKMTKSIKQLNAKCRLCLTGTPMENHLGELWSLFDFLMPGFLGNYTTFNRVYRKGIEGEGNQQIQDWLIQKTQPFLLRRTKDEVAKELPEKTEIIHKIILPNDQRTLYESIRITMEAKVRDLLKEKGMARSRIEFLDALLKLRQACCDPRLVKLEHAKEVKSSAKLDFLMNMVSEMVEEGRRILIFSQFATMLTLIEEELIEKGIDFVKLTGQTRDRGAIIERFQSGEVPIFLISLKAGGVGLNLTAADTVIHYDPWWNPAVENQATDRAYRIGQDKPVFVYKLICEQTVEERVLALQARKQKLADSVYGKDQNVKYAPDNSDALLKLFERY, from the coding sequence ATGCCTAAGATCACTGCACACGATATATCCACTAGTTTTGGCCGTAATATTATTGAGCGAGGCACGCGCTATTTTAAAGAAAGTCGCGTGTTATCTTGTGAATTCGATGAAGAAAATAGCAAACTGAGTGGCAGTGTCAAAGGCCGAGAAGAAACACCTTATCAAACAAGTGCTACCATAAAAGTCTCTAATAAAGGTGGCTTTATCATTCAAAGTCATTGTGCTTGTCCGGTAGGTTGGAACTGTAAACATGCGGTTGCCTTATTACTTGCGTATCAAGCCGATACTCCTAATTATAATATTGAAAATAGCTACCAAACTTGGTTCGAAACCTTGCAAGGACAACTGCATAAGCAAAAAGAGCCCGAAGTGCATAGTGCTTATCAAGGCTATTTCCGCCTCTCTTTTATAAAAACAGCTTATGATCATGGTTTGCAATACATTCAAGTTGAATATGGCTCATTACGTTTTCTCAAAGGTGAAAACGTCAGTGTTTTTGTTGAAAAAGATTTGATATCGATTGTTGATAATGAATCTTGGATGGAAAGCTATAAATGGGTTAAAGCTGAAGATATTAATATATTACAGTTATTACTCGCTAAAGAAGGGCGTGTACCTAAGTTATTGAAAACGACCCTACATACGGAAAATGATCAATTAGCGCTACAAAAAATATTAGCAACAGGTCGCTGTTTTTGGAAACATCTGAGCCTGCCGTTGCAATCAGCCGGCTCTAAAGATCTTACATTAGATTGGCACGATGAAGATGAATTGAAGCAACTGCAAGTAGATTTACAAGGAATTGAAAATTGGTTGTTAGTGCCGACGCCACAACCTTTATATATTGATATAGACAGTGGTGACATTGGTCAGATCCAAAGTCCTTTTGGGCGTGAATGGATATTATCCTTTTTACAAACACCGCCCCTTGCCAAAGAGCAATGCCAACATTTTACCCAAGAAGTGGCATTATTGTTTCCACAAAAAGTACTTTCTAACCCGATTGTCTATCCAAGTCGAGAGATATCATCCCCTTTAAAAGTGGTCTTTTCGCTGAATGAGAAAAGAATAAAAGGCGAAGCTATTTTTGTCGCGCGTCTTTGTTTTTATTATGCAGAATTACAACTGGATCCGATTGTTCTAGAAGCACCTGAGCGTACTCAATTTATGCTTAAGGGCGAGATCATCAATATCAATCGAGATATTGAAGGCGAGAAATTAGCCGCTTATGAGTTTGAGCAGTTGTGTTTATTAGATGTGTATATGTATGATCCCAAGCAAACGAAAACGACGCATTTACAGGGGATCCTAGCACCTGAGCTTGGGGGATCTCAACAGTTTCAGTGGTTATCATTGTTAACCGCGCATAAAGCTCGCTTAGAGATCTTAGGTTGGAAATTTGATTTAGCGGCTGATCTCGCCCTAAGTAGTGAAAAGATAGATAGCATTGATATTGCTATTTCGGAACAAGGTAATTGGTTCGATTTAGGCGTGTCAATTGAAGTCGAAGGTAAGCGTATTGAGTTACTTCCTTTATTGCTAGAATGGTTGCGTAACAATGAAAATTGGCAACAAAATGATTTTGATATCCTTTTAGTACAAGGAAATTCACGTCCACTGCGCGTAAAACGTAGCTCTATTCAGCCTATTTTATCTATTTTGCAAGAACTCGGTGAAGTGCATAGTGAGTCGATAAAGCTACCTCAAAGCCATGCCGCATTATTGGCACAATTACCTGATATTAATAATTGGATCGGTGGAGAGCATATCCAGGCGTTGGCGAATAAATTAACCACGTTTAAAGGGATACAAGAAGTACAAGTTCCAAGTTCGTTATGCGCCACATTACGTGATTATCAATTACAGGGTTTAAACTGGCTTCTTTTCTTAAATGAGTATGGATTTTCTGGCGTGTTAGCAGATGATATGGGCTTGGGGAAAACCGTGCAAACCTTGGCTTATTTGTTATATAAAAAAGAGCATAACATGTGCACTGAGCCAGCAATAGTGATTTGCCCTACCTCATTAATTGGTAATTGGCTCAATGAGGCGCATAAATTTACACCGACGCTTAAAGTATTAGTGTTACATGGTGTAGATAGACATCAACATTTTGACTCGATATTGCAGTATGATCTGGTGATCACCACTTATCCTCTTATTGGTCGTGATTTTAAACATCTGAATGAAATTGTTTTTTCCGATCTTATTCTTGATGAAGCGCAAACCATTAAAAATCCATTAGCTAAAATGACCAAAAGCATTAAGCAGCTAAATGCTAAATGTCGATTATGTCTAACGGGTACGCCAATGGAGAATCATTTAGGCGAATTATGGTCATTATTTGATTTCTTAATGCCCGGATTTCTTGGAAATTACACGACGTTTAATCGTGTTTATCGTAAAGGGATTGAAGGTGAGGGTAATCAACAAATACAAGATTGGTTAATACAAAAAACGCAGCCATTTTTATTACGTCGTACTAAAGATGAAGTTGCTAAAGAATTACCTGAGAAAACAGAAATAATACATAAAATTATACTGCCAAATGATCAACGTACATTATATGAAAGTATTCGTATTACAATGGAAGCCAAGGTACGTGATTTATTAAAAGAAAAAGGTATGGCGCGTAGCCGTATTGAATTTTTAGATGCATTACTTAAATTACGCCAAGCGTGTTGTGATCCTCGATTAGTTAAATTAGAGCATGCTAAAGAAGTGAAAAGCTCTGCTAAATTAGACTTTTTAATGAACATGGTTTCAGAGATGGTAGAAGAAGGAAGACGTATTTTAATCTTCTCTCAATTTGCAACGATGCTGACTTTAATTGAAGAAGAATTAATCGAAAAAGGCATTGATTTTGTGAAATTGACGGGCCAAACACGGGATCGTGGCGCCATTATTGAGCGTTTCCAAAGTGGTGAAGTACCGATATTCTTGATTTCATTAAAAGCGGGCGGTGTGGGCTTAAACTTAACGGCTGCTGATACTGTTATCCATTATGATCCATGGTGGAATCCTGCGGTCGAGAATCAAGCGACGGATAGGGCGTATCGTATTGGCCAAGATAAACCCGTTTTTGTTTATAAATTAATTTGTGAACAGACCGTTGAAGAGCGCGTACTTGCGTTGCAGGCTCGCAAGCAAAAACTGGCGGATAGTGTTTATGGTAAAGATCAAAATGTTAAATATGCACCTGATAACAGCGATGCTTTATTAAAATTATTTGAGCGCTATTAA
- a CDS encoding alpha/beta fold hydrolase: protein MLSKSTLEKASRSFRFSALLVRAIRRFSRTSVSIEGQENLRSAPTLFVINHFTRLETGLLPQILHSYNEQMVHSLADSALFVGKFAQYLESVGAYPVDMPGRDEKIIAELMRGSHNWIIFPEGAMIKNKKVVGKGRFQLHLSDNIRSPHTGAATLALKCYLIKKEYKKALAENNKALIQYYESTYHLHGVNDLAPLDLCIIPVNITYYPLRPGKNLLSSSAHLLLKDLSPKLEEELLVEGKILLKDSDISVTFGRAIELHTFSKPYRRAFEYLLPFLSPKVRINWLVKLMGSRLTQLFMGRIYRRLSINMDHIIATTLRVIPLAGIDVSTFKKQIYLACISIKSRDQRRVHHSLNNHIINLITTDVYQPYDNFMALAFQEKVVSIKDKRLFVRKETLFSNVSFHRMRIDNMIAVLANEFEVMKYSVALIRKISRYSEKKLDQEVGQATEQRDRCIFEQERQRYSKEEYLQSKDAGKPRLFKGNKGKIGIVLAHGFLASPGEVSMLAQALNKLGYGVYCVRLVGHGTHPKALQDISLSDWELSYQRAYSILSQYHDQVLLAGFSAGALLALQKAAQGNTNILATVLINPAFKLHQKSASLSPFIEHWDQAMQYLSLPAGKFNYIENKTQYKDTNYTKMYISGVRCLTQLQEQSAQALDKIKTPLLIIQSDNDPIVDIQGAQQIIQKVASLDKQLLCVESADHHLIYRDEGKFIGQLIHQFIEKLEGVNAPD from the coding sequence ATGCTTTCCAAGTCTACTTTAGAAAAAGCCAGTCGTTCTTTTCGTTTTTCAGCTTTACTTGTTCGCGCTATTCGGCGCTTTAGTCGTACCTCTGTGTCGATTGAAGGGCAAGAAAATTTGCGCAGCGCCCCCACACTCTTTGTGATCAATCATTTTACGCGCCTAGAAACGGGGTTACTGCCACAAATATTGCATAGCTATAACGAGCAAATGGTGCATTCGCTCGCCGATAGCGCGCTCTTTGTTGGGAAGTTTGCACAATATTTAGAGTCGGTTGGAGCGTATCCTGTGGATATGCCTGGACGTGATGAAAAAATCATTGCAGAGTTAATGCGCGGATCGCATAACTGGATAATCTTTCCAGAAGGCGCCATGATTAAAAACAAGAAGGTAGTGGGTAAAGGGCGTTTTCAATTACATTTAAGCGATAATATTAGGTCGCCACATACGGGGGCCGCGACCCTTGCGTTAAAATGTTACTTAATAAAAAAAGAGTATAAAAAAGCACTAGCCGAAAATAATAAAGCATTGATACAGTATTATGAAAGCACCTACCATTTACATGGCGTAAACGATCTCGCGCCATTAGATTTGTGTATTATTCCCGTTAATATTACTTATTACCCCTTACGGCCGGGTAAAAACCTATTGTCCAGTAGCGCCCATTTACTGCTTAAAGACTTGTCACCTAAACTCGAAGAAGAGCTTTTAGTGGAAGGCAAAATATTACTCAAAGACAGTGATATCTCGGTCACCTTCGGCAGGGCAATTGAGCTACATACTTTTAGTAAACCCTATCGACGCGCTTTTGAATATCTACTGCCTTTTTTATCCCCTAAAGTACGTATTAACTGGTTAGTTAAATTGATGGGATCGCGTTTGACACAGCTGTTTATGGGGCGAATTTATCGGCGTTTATCGATTAATATGGATCATATCATTGCTACTACGTTACGCGTTATCCCCTTGGCGGGTATTGACGTTTCTACGTTTAAAAAACAAATCTATTTAGCCTGCATAAGTATAAAGTCGCGTGATCAGCGACGGGTGCATCATAGTTTAAATAATCATATTATTAATTTGATAACAACAGATGTTTATCAACCCTACGATAATTTTATGGCACTCGCCTTTCAAGAAAAGGTGGTCTCTATTAAAGATAAACGCCTTTTTGTGCGCAAAGAGACGCTGTTTTCTAATGTGTCTTTTCATCGAATGCGTATTGACAATATGATTGCTGTCTTGGCAAATGAATTTGAAGTGATGAAATATTCGGTTGCCTTGATCCGAAAAATTAGCCGTTATTCAGAAAAGAAATTAGATCAAGAAGTAGGGCAAGCGACCGAGCAAAGAGACCGTTGTATTTTTGAACAAGAAAGACAACGCTATAGTAAAGAAGAGTATCTGCAAAGCAAGGATGCTGGAAAACCACGTTTATTTAAGGGTAATAAAGGTAAAATAGGCATTGTGTTGGCACATGGATTTTTAGCCTCACCAGGTGAAGTATCAATGCTTGCGCAGGCTTTAAATAAGTTAGGTTATGGTGTTTATTGCGTACGTCTCGTCGGCCATGGGACGCATCCTAAAGCATTACAAGATATTTCGTTAAGTGATTGGGAACTCTCATATCAGCGTGCTTATTCGATTTTAAGTCAGTATCATGATCAAGTATTATTGGCGGGATTTTCTGCGGGCGCTTTATTGGCGTTACAAAAGGCTGCGCAGGGCAATACAAATATATTAGCAACGGTGCTCATCAACCCCGCGTTCAAGTTACATCAAAAAAGTGCCTCATTATCTCCCTTTATTGAACATTGGGATCAAGCGATGCAATATTTATCCTTACCGGCGGGTAAATTTAACTACATCGAGAATAAAACCCAATATAAAGACACAAATTATACGAAAATGTATATTTCAGGGGTGCGCTGTTTGACGCAATTACAGGAGCAATCGGCGCAGGCTCTCGATAAAATTAAAACACCCTTATTAATTATCCAATCAGATAATGATCCGATTGTTGATATACAGGGTGCGCAGCAAATAATTCAAAAAGTGGCGTCATTAGATAAACAATTATTATGTGTGGAAAGTGCCGATCATCATTTGATTTATCGCGATGAGGGTAAATTCATTGGACAATTGATCCATCAATTTATCGAGAAATTAGAAGGCGTGAATGCACCTGATTAA
- a CDS encoding Ig-like domain-containing protein, translated as MPKIKQLNILFLFLCTLFLSACDNTDSGFPGPTCDPQHSPCFDLSYLMISPNKVSLLTGMTQQFNVYSIFTDGKKEDVSDQVKWSLSDPELAAIDKNGRLIAKKIGDVIVSAQYSGHLAKAQLTIIQGSLKTVNIVPSTQILSKGTSKQYNAFILLTDGRSIDITENSDWSVENKNIASVNEQALVSALEEGNTKIKVQFNNQASAQTLSASASLQVSNASVKSISISPDNGIYPVGKMGVYHAKANYSDGTTQDITRDVTWHSDDTGVVRIVESGINAGDAIASTIGLTDISLTFNSMSATTAVTVNDAVLKKINITPINKTTQLGNEVQYQAYGTYSDMHKYDITKQVQWVSDDTDIAKIDSNGSASTFKVGSTNISAIYQGVTKTTTLNVDDAILTSLQITPQNTKIAKGHSVQFEALATYSDDQTEVVSTLVNWSVSDSRIASIVPLGDHGGFAEALLVGETDVIATFKNIQVKTKFTVTSATLESVILSPKTAKLPVGVSQQYQLFALFSDKTSSLQTQHASYQSNDPSSVSINDEGLASVLTYSDAPIIITATYQDKQSTAALTTLDTTLDSLRITPEKLSMQVGQKNKLIAIAHYKNGNDINVTNLAAWSVSDDDVASIDNSADKSGTIVALKVGSTVVSATFSGATAINNTTVRKSPIRSIEIQPLNETLIVETTLQYKLIATYDDDSTEDVSKDAQWLSSNPDLASIDQIGLATAIKVGQVSIQASYQKLTENTSLSIRNVELTEIIVTPDDTTINATQHVFYNARGLYSDSSESDITKLATWTTGDTEIVSIVTSGEQGGLATPENIGDSYVQASFSGISSPEAQIHITAACTPNVQITPNNPNIRVGEKLTYTVTRSYPDCSLIDVTSESTLTSLQPDIANFIDANTIVAYQLGAVDIRATYLDFEVEQETLNVIE; from the coding sequence ATGCCTAAAATAAAACAACTCAATATCCTATTTTTATTTCTTTGTACTTTATTCTTAAGTGCTTGTGATAATACCGACTCGGGATTTCCTGGGCCAACCTGTGATCCTCAACATTCTCCTTGTTTTGATCTATCCTATTTAATGATTTCACCCAACAAGGTATCGCTATTAACGGGTATGACACAGCAATTTAATGTGTATTCTATTTTTACGGATGGCAAAAAAGAAGATGTATCAGATCAAGTAAAATGGAGTTTAAGCGATCCTGAACTCGCTGCCATCGACAAAAATGGCAGGCTAATTGCTAAAAAAATAGGGGACGTGATCGTCTCAGCCCAATATTCTGGGCACTTGGCAAAAGCGCAATTAACTATTATTCAAGGCAGTTTAAAAACAGTTAATATTGTGCCAAGTACACAGATTTTAAGTAAAGGCACCAGTAAACAATATAATGCTTTTATCCTTTTAACCGATGGACGCTCTATTGATATCACAGAAAATAGTGATTGGAGTGTTGAAAACAAAAATATTGCAAGCGTCAATGAGCAAGCTTTAGTCAGTGCGCTAGAGGAAGGTAATACAAAAATAAAGGTGCAATTTAATAACCAAGCAAGCGCTCAAACACTCAGTGCAAGCGCCTCACTTCAGGTCTCAAATGCAAGCGTAAAAAGTATTTCTATCTCTCCCGATAATGGTATATATCCCGTGGGGAAAATGGGTGTTTATCACGCTAAAGCCAATTATAGTGATGGAACAACCCAAGATATTACCCGCGATGTTACCTGGCACAGTGATGATACGGGTGTAGTACGTATTGTCGAATCGGGTATCAATGCTGGGGACGCCATTGCCAGTACAATAGGTCTAACAGATATTAGTTTAACGTTTAACTCGATGAGCGCGACAACCGCTGTCACCGTAAATGATGCTGTCTTAAAGAAAATCAATATTACACCTATTAATAAAACAACTCAGCTAGGTAATGAAGTCCAATATCAAGCTTATGGCACTTACTCTGACATGCATAAATACGATATTACAAAACAAGTACAATGGGTTTCTGATGATACTGATATTGCAAAAATTGATAGTAACGGTAGCGCCAGCACATTTAAGGTTGGTAGCACAAATATTTCAGCAATTTATCAAGGAGTAACAAAAACCACTACCTTGAATGTTGATGATGCTATCCTTACCTCATTACAAATTACCCCTCAAAATACAAAAATAGCAAAAGGTCACAGCGTGCAGTTCGAGGCGCTAGCAACCTATTCGGATGATCAAACTGAAGTGGTTAGCACTCTCGTTAATTGGTCAGTGAGTGATAGCCGTATTGCATCGATTGTACCTTTAGGTGATCACGGCGGATTTGCTGAGGCTCTCTTAGTGGGCGAAACTGACGTCATTGCTACTTTTAAAAATATACAAGTTAAAACCAAATTCACTGTAACAAGTGCCACACTTGAATCAGTGATCTTAAGTCCTAAGACTGCCAAGCTTCCTGTCGGTGTCAGCCAACAATACCAACTTTTCGCCCTGTTTAGTGACAAAACAAGCAGTCTTCAAACCCAACACGCGTCTTATCAAAGTAATGACCCGAGCAGTGTCAGCATTAATGACGAAGGCCTTGCTAGTGTTCTCACATATTCTGATGCCCCCATTATTATCACTGCAACTTATCAGGATAAGCAAAGCACTGCAGCATTAACAACCCTAGATACGACTCTTGACAGTTTGCGCATCACACCAGAAAAATTATCAATGCAAGTTGGCCAAAAAAATAAACTTATCGCTATTGCACATTATAAAAATGGTAACGACATCAACGTCACTAATTTAGCAGCGTGGTCAGTGAGCGATGATGATGTTGCTTCTATTGATAACAGCGCAGATAAATCAGGCACTATCGTAGCATTAAAGGTAGGTTCAACCGTCGTTAGCGCTACTTTTTCAGGTGCTACCGCCATCAACAATACGACAGTCAGGAAATCCCCTATACGCTCTATTGAGATACAACCTTTAAACGAAACTCTCATCGTAGAAACCACCCTGCAATATAAATTAATTGCGACCTATGACGATGATTCGACAGAGGATGTGAGTAAAGATGCACAATGGCTTTCCAGTAACCCTGATCTCGCTAGTATTGACCAGATAGGGTTAGCAACTGCCATAAAAGTAGGTCAAGTGAGCATCCAAGCAAGCTATCAAAAATTAACTGAAAATACATCTCTAAGTATAAGAAATGTCGAATTAACAGAGATTATCGTGACGCCTGACGATACGACGATAAACGCGACACAACATGTTTTTTATAATGCACGCGGTTTATATTCTGATTCATCAGAGAGTGATATCACCAAGCTTGCAACATGGACCACTGGTGATACAGAGATTGTGAGTATTGTCACGTCTGGCGAGCAAGGGGGGCTTGCTACGCCTGAAAATATTGGAGATTCATATGTTCAAGCAAGTTTTAGCGGTATTAGTAGTCCTGAAGCGCAGATTCATATTACGGCTGCGTGCACTCCAAACGTACAAATAACACCCAACAATCCAAATATCCGAGTGGGGGAGAAATTAACCTATACTGTCACGCGTAGTTATCCCGATTGTTCTCTCATTGACGTCACTAGCGAGTCGACATTAACGAGTTTACAACCTGATATTGCAAACTTTATTGATGCTAATACTATCGTCGCTTATCAACTCGGGGCCGTTGATATCCGCGCCACTTACCTTGATTTTGAGGTTGAACAAGAAACGTTAAATGTCATAGAATAA
- a CDS encoding outer membrane beta-barrel protein, whose product MISIIKSHEHLNLKKMYLLAFHPLLTKPFILLMVLLFSLCISMSANAIQKKDNENLSALQQHAFAYVGAKLSVNHYQNACQSWAIDCDATDIAGGFYAGYQFNKYFALEAAYLNLGKVDAIYPINEAEKNFTGSMQGIEISALALYPLSNDFNAFAKAGVFNWQAKSEGGPLTQKDYGLSPTIGLGLSYQISKQWQARLEYQYFANIGSAEIGGANAHLSSLGISYQFKHEKRILSKPAPLEIVYLETIQSRILFDFAQTDLLLEHDLDIAITRLTTYKKATVVLTGYTDNTGKETFNLQLSKQRVQSIKKTLLDRGVQASQITEVYKGESDPIIGNDSREHRHLNRRVDILLPALNSNQ is encoded by the coding sequence TTGATATCTATAATAAAATCACATGAGCATTTAAATCTAAAGAAAATGTATCTCCTTGCTTTTCATCCTCTGCTCACAAAACCTTTTATTCTCCTGATGGTGTTGTTATTTAGTTTGTGCATCTCAATGAGTGCGAATGCAATACAAAAAAAAGATAATGAAAACTTGAGCGCCCTACAGCAACATGCTTTTGCCTATGTCGGCGCGAAGTTATCAGTAAACCATTATCAAAACGCTTGTCAGTCTTGGGCTATCGATTGTGATGCAACGGATATTGCAGGTGGTTTTTATGCCGGCTATCAATTTAATAAATACTTCGCCTTAGAGGCCGCTTATTTAAACTTAGGAAAAGTAGATGCGATTTATCCTATTAATGAGGCAGAAAAAAACTTTACAGGCTCAATGCAAGGCATTGAAATATCCGCATTAGCTTTATATCCCTTGAGTAACGATTTCAACGCATTTGCTAAAGCAGGTGTTTTTAACTGGCAAGCAAAAAGTGAAGGTGGACCACTCACTCAAAAAGATTATGGCCTTTCCCCAACAATAGGCCTTGGGCTGAGTTATCAAATATCGAAGCAATGGCAGGCTCGTTTAGAATATCAATATTTTGCAAATATAGGTAGCGCTGAAATTGGTGGGGCAAATGCGCATTTGAGTAGCCTCGGTATTAGTTATCAATTTAAGCACGAAAAACGTATTTTAAGCAAACCGGCTCCGCTCGAAATTGTGTACTTAGAGACAATACAAAGTCGTATTTTATTTGATTTTGCACAAACAGATCTACTTTTAGAACACGATCTAGATATAGCAATAACACGCCTCACCACCTATAAAAAAGCAACCGTCGTTTTAACGGGTTATACCGATAACACGGGAAAAGAGACGTTTAACTTACAACTTTCTAAACAGCGCGTACAAAGCATCAAAAAAACACTCTTAGATCGTGGCGTACAAGCCTCACAAATCACAGAAGTTTATAAAGGCGAAAGCGACCCCATTATTGGAAATGATAGTCGTGAACATCGCCACCTAAATCGGCGCGTCGATATTTTATTACCCGCCCTTAATTCTAATCAGTAA
- a CDS encoding pseudouridine synthase, with protein sequence MRLDKTICESTTLTRSQAKKVISQGRITCDDKIIRSCAFKPRKDAVIVFDGKTIAIRGPRYMMLNKPENFICSNVDEQLPSLFNLVDVDKKELLFIAGRLDADTTGLTLITDDGKWSHKITSPRNKCIKRYRVGLDAPICEDAVALFKAGIQLKSENQPCLPAELNILSSTEVILSISEGKYHQVKRMFGAIGNVVIELHREKIGDIELDNTLALGEWRYLTDKEVSSIK encoded by the coding sequence ATGCGCTTAGATAAAACCATTTGTGAGTCAACCACACTCACCCGTAGCCAAGCTAAAAAAGTCATTAGCCAAGGCCGCATTACTTGCGATGATAAAATCATCCGAAGCTGTGCTTTTAAACCACGTAAAGATGCTGTGATCGTTTTCGATGGTAAAACCATTGCGATCCGCGGTCCTCGTTATATGATGCTCAATAAACCGGAAAACTTTATCTGCTCTAACGTAGATGAACAATTACCGAGTTTATTTAACTTAGTTGATGTTGATAAAAAAGAACTGCTATTTATTGCAGGACGCTTAGATGCAGACACAACAGGTCTTACCTTGATAACAGATGATGGCAAATGGTCACATAAAATTACCAGTCCTCGTAATAAGTGCATTAAACGCTACCGCGTTGGATTAGACGCGCCTATTTGTGAAGATGCAGTCGCACTTTTTAAAGCCGGCATCCAACTTAAAAGTGAAAATCAACCTTGTCTACCTGCAGAGCTTAATATTTTGTCTTCTACTGAAGTGATCTTAAGTATTTCCGAAGGTAAGTACCATCAAGTAAAACGCATGTTTGGTGCGATTGGTAATGTTGTTATTGAGCTACATCGCGAAAAAATTGGTGATATTGAATTAGATAATACGTTGGCGCTGGGTGAATGGCGTTATTTAACCGACAAAGAAGTCAGTAGTATCAAATAA